One Gemmatimonadota bacterium genomic region harbors:
- a CDS encoding TonB-dependent receptor — MFSLRVRHVLLAAAATLLSVPAMAQGGGIAGTVTAGDGGAPVQGVRVQALASNGQAVAAVLTRDDGTYRIGNLAAGTYSLVARRLGYGEKRVDNIAVSANGTTTANIQLVAVITELNPVVTTASRKPEKALDAPASISVVDVRDIQERPSVTVADHLKGLPGVDIQTGGLAQSNIVARGFNNAFSGSILTLQDYRFAAVPSLRVNIPFLFTATNEDIERVEVLLGPASALYGPNSANGVLHVITKSPFSSQGTTVTIDGGERSLLRGSFRTAGLFTPKLGYKISGEAFTANEWAGETARDTLGNRIVGAGGRPVYDPGEPDVFPAEAPAARRGQPNIRDFDLRKYTGEARIDYRPSADKEFVTTAGVNMFASGLDYTGANGTGQIKNWLYRSIQQRARVGRWFAQAFLNVNNAGNEDSLDTDGTFLLRSGQPIVDQSRVFAAQLQHGFAWGSKQDFVYGLDYIKTDARTGGTINGRNEENDGITEMGGYVQSTTNLTSKFDFIAALRADNNNRIDGNQISPRVALIFKPSATQNFRATFNRAFSTPANFSYFLDLIQARNIGNSGYNIRALGNPPKEGWTFNRTCGATNGGLCMKSRFSGGNNWVPSSAAAMFPGVVAGLRSTLVAQLTPAVGATVANQLVSFLGTLRPTDAQVGSRMSFLNAPTAALTPAQIGDIRPLDASYNKTYELGYKGILGNRARLAIDAWVQQRGDVGNPAGLSTPNIFFNGPQLGAFLGPNIAQALIAAGLPAQQAAAAATQIATQIATLAGSLPVGIVQFNDDRFANGTDLYATYTSQSDQEITVRGLDAALDIVLNDKFTVAGMYSYVSKTIFEDVTSSNGTALMLNSPGNKGSLTLKYRNEGKGIGFEARTRFNDAYPVNSGVYAAGPNLQGNPITFQRPGTTTSYRYDEVEAATVFDVGFNYRLPIAGAKEVMLSVNGTNVFDQGYRTMPGAPLIGRLFLTRLQYSF, encoded by the coding sequence ATGTTCTCACTACGAGTCAGGCACGTCCTCCTGGCCGCAGCCGCCACCCTCCTGTCGGTGCCGGCCATGGCCCAGGGAGGCGGAATCGCCGGGACGGTGACCGCCGGTGACGGTGGCGCTCCGGTCCAGGGCGTGCGCGTCCAGGCACTGGCGAGCAATGGCCAGGCGGTCGCCGCCGTCCTCACGCGCGACGACGGCACCTACCGCATCGGCAACCTGGCGGCCGGGACCTATAGTCTCGTCGCCCGGCGCCTGGGCTACGGCGAGAAGCGCGTGGACAACATTGCTGTCAGTGCGAATGGCACGACCACGGCGAACATTCAGCTGGTCGCCGTCATCACCGAACTCAACCCGGTGGTGACGACGGCGTCACGCAAGCCGGAGAAGGCCCTCGACGCTCCTGCCTCGATCTCCGTGGTTGATGTGCGCGACATCCAGGAGCGGCCGTCGGTCACGGTGGCGGACCACCTCAAGGGGCTTCCCGGCGTGGACATCCAGACGGGCGGCCTGGCGCAGAGCAACATCGTGGCCCGCGGATTCAACAACGCCTTCTCCGGATCCATCCTCACCTTGCAGGACTACCGCTTCGCTGCGGTGCCCTCGCTCCGCGTGAACATCCCGTTCCTGTTTACGGCCACCAACGAGGACATCGAGCGCGTCGAGGTGCTGCTCGGACCGGCCTCTGCGCTCTACGGCCCCAACTCGGCGAACGGCGTGCTGCACGTGATCACGAAATCGCCGTTCTCTTCGCAGGGGACCACGGTCACCATCGACGGCGGCGAACGGTCGCTGCTCCGTGGCTCCTTCCGGACGGCGGGGCTCTTTACTCCCAAGCTCGGCTACAAGATCTCTGGTGAAGCGTTCACGGCGAACGAGTGGGCCGGCGAGACGGCCCGCGATACGCTGGGGAACCGCATCGTTGGTGCAGGTGGCCGTCCCGTCTACGATCCGGGCGAGCCCGACGTGTTCCCGGCAGAGGCGCCGGCGGCGCGTCGCGGCCAGCCCAATATCCGGGACTTTGACCTGCGCAAGTACACCGGTGAAGCGCGCATCGACTACCGCCCATCGGCAGACAAGGAGTTCGTCACGACGGCCGGCGTGAACATGTTCGCCAGCGGGCTGGACTACACCGGTGCCAACGGTACGGGCCAGATCAAGAACTGGCTGTACCGGAGCATTCAGCAGCGGGCACGTGTGGGCCGCTGGTTCGCCCAGGCCTTCCTGAACGTGAACAACGCCGGGAACGAGGATTCGCTCGACACCGACGGCACGTTCCTCCTGCGCTCCGGCCAGCCGATCGTGGACCAGTCGCGCGTCTTTGCCGCGCAGTTGCAGCATGGCTTCGCTTGGGGCAGCAAGCAGGATTTTGTCTACGGCCTCGATTACATCAAGACCGACGCTCGCACCGGCGGTACCATTAACGGGCGGAACGAGGAGAACGATGGCATCACGGAGATGGGTGGGTACGTGCAGTCCACGACCAACCTCACCAGCAAGTTCGACTTCATCGCTGCACTCCGGGCCGACAACAACAACCGCATCGACGGCAACCAGATCTCGCCGCGCGTCGCCCTCATCTTCAAGCCGAGCGCCACGCAGAACTTCCGCGCCACGTTCAACCGCGCGTTCTCGACCCCGGCGAACTTCTCCTACTTCCTGGACCTGATCCAGGCGCGCAACATCGGCAACTCCGGGTACAACATCCGCGCGCTGGGCAACCCGCCCAAGGAAGGATGGACGTTCAACCGGACCTGCGGCGCGACCAACGGTGGCCTCTGCATGAAGTCGCGCTTCTCCGGCGGCAACAACTGGGTCCCGTCCTCCGCCGCCGCAATGTTCCCGGGCGTGGTCGCCGGGCTGCGTTCGACCCTGGTGGCCCAGTTGACCCCAGCGGTCGGCGCTACCGTGGCCAACCAGCTGGTGAGCTTCCTCGGCACGCTGCGCCCGACCGATGCACAGGTCGGCTCGCGCATGTCGTTCCTCAACGCGCCTACGGCTGCCCTGACGCCAGCCCAGATCGGTGACATTCGGCCGCTGGATGCCTCGTACAACAAGACCTACGAACTCGGCTACAAGGGGATCTTGGGCAACCGTGCCCGGCTCGCCATCGACGCGTGGGTCCAGCAGCGTGGTGACGTGGGCAACCCGGCCGGCCTGTCCACGCCGAACATCTTCTTCAACGGTCCACAGCTCGGTGCGTTCCTGGGCCCGAACATCGCCCAGGCCCTGATCGCAGCCGGCCTCCCGGCGCAGCAGGCGGCCGCGGCCGCGACCCAGATCGCAACCCAGATCGCGACCCTGGCCGGTTCGCTGCCGGTGGGCATCGTGCAGTTCAACGACGACCGCTTTGCCAACGGCACCGACCTCTACGCGACCTACACCTCGCAGAGCGACCAGGAGATCACGGTGCGCGGGCTCGATGCGGCGCTCGACATCGTCCTGAATGACAAGTTCACCGTCGCCGGCATGTACAGCTACGTCAGCAAGACCATCTTCGAGGACGTGACCAGCAGCAATGGGACGGCGCTGATGCTCAACTCCCCGGGCAACAAGGGCTCCCTGACCCTGAAGTACCGCAATGAGGGCAAGGGGATCGGATTCGAAGCGCGCACGCGATTCAACGACGCCTACCCGGTGAACTCCGGCGTGTATGCCGCGGGGCCGAACCTGCAGGGCAACCCGATCACCTTCCAGCGCCCGGGAACCACCACCTCGTACCGGTACGATGAGGTCGAGGCCGCCACCGTGTTTGACGTCGGCTTCAACTACCGCTTGCCGATCGCGGGCGCCAAGGAAGTCATGCTTTCCGTCAACGGCACCAACGTCTTTGACCAGGGCTACCGCACGATGCCGGGCGCGCCGCTGATCGGTCGGCTCTTCCTGACGCGCTTGCAGTACTCGTTCTGA
- the xrt gene encoding exosortase, producing the protein MPGSPAHLGITAVLFAALFWAPFANTAAAWWNDPDSSHGLLLAPLSVWLAWRAGRVPNAKGQRALGLALIVVAILFRYVAALAAEAFVGRAAMLLALGGLVTWGWGLRQLMHWWLPVLLLGLSMPLPEIVLGSLALPLQFQASKLGAALLATRGIPVHLDGNVIRLPGHDLFVTEACSGLRSLTALLSLGVLLGGLVLRHPVSRVAIVALSIPVAVVINGVRVFGTGFLVAFVDPKLAEGFSHMTEGWLLFLVAFGILGIITWGALKAEARWLGAPRREEAAHV; encoded by the coding sequence TTGCCTGGTTCCCCGGCCCACCTGGGGATCACGGCCGTTCTGTTTGCCGCCCTCTTCTGGGCGCCCTTTGCCAATACGGCAGCGGCATGGTGGAACGATCCCGATTCGTCACACGGCCTGCTGCTCGCCCCGCTTTCCGTCTGGCTGGCGTGGCGCGCGGGGCGCGTGCCCAATGCCAAGGGGCAACGCGCCCTGGGCCTCGCGCTCATCGTCGTCGCCATCCTGTTTCGGTATGTCGCTGCCCTCGCGGCCGAGGCCTTTGTCGGTCGCGCAGCGATGCTGCTCGCCCTCGGCGGCCTCGTGACGTGGGGTTGGGGGCTTCGCCAGTTGATGCACTGGTGGCTTCCCGTGCTGCTCCTTGGGTTGAGCATGCCGCTCCCTGAGATCGTCCTGGGTTCCCTCGCGCTCCCGCTGCAGTTCCAGGCGTCCAAGCTTGGCGCCGCCCTGCTGGCCACTCGGGGCATTCCAGTCCATCTCGACGGCAATGTGATCCGGCTCCCGGGGCATGATTTGTTTGTGACCGAGGCGTGCAGCGGACTGCGGTCATTGACTGCCTTGTTGAGCCTTGGAGTGCTGCTTGGTGGGCTGGTGTTGCGTCATCCAGTCTCGCGCGTGGCAATCGTTGCGCTGTCGATCCCCGTGGCCGTCGTCATCAATGGCGTGCGGGTGTTCGGTACGGGTTTCCTGGTGGCCTTCGTGGATCCAAAGCTCGCGGAGGGGTTCTCTCACATGACCGAGGGCTGGCTGCTGTTCCTGGTCGCGTTCGGTATCCTCGGAATCATCACCTGGGGCGCCCTGAAAGCCGAGGCGCGCTGGTTGGGAGCGCCGCGTCGAGAGGAGGCAGCCCATGTCTAG
- the epsI gene encoding EpsI family protein, whose product MSRSGAWVPAGLLGLGLALVQSAGRQETATLARPLAELPRQIAGAAGDERPLTPEEIRVAGVSDYLFRIFRRDSTSAFSVYVGYYASQATGKTIHSPRNCLPGAGWQVVESGTQQVALRGAPVTVNRYIIANGPLQAVVLYWYQGRGRISHSEYGVKWELLRDAATRGRTEEALVRVMVPIAPSKAFTETDWRERRLTAEGLALEVAGEVLPLLDGALPPWVTAT is encoded by the coding sequence ATGTCTAGGTCTGGTGCGTGGGTTCCAGCGGGACTCTTGGGCCTCGGGCTCGCCCTGGTCCAGTCCGCTGGCCGACAGGAGACCGCGACGCTTGCACGTCCCCTGGCCGAGCTCCCGCGGCAAATTGCGGGAGCCGCTGGAGACGAGCGCCCACTGACCCCGGAGGAGATTCGCGTCGCGGGGGTTTCCGACTACCTGTTCCGAATCTTCCGTCGCGACTCGACCAGTGCGTTCTCCGTGTACGTGGGGTACTACGCGTCGCAGGCGACAGGCAAGACCATCCACTCGCCTCGCAACTGCCTGCCGGGGGCCGGGTGGCAGGTGGTGGAGTCGGGGACGCAGCAGGTGGCGCTCCGCGGCGCCCCCGTCACGGTGAACCGGTACATCATCGCGAACGGCCCGCTGCAAGCGGTGGTGCTGTATTGGTACCAGGGACGCGGGCGTATCTCACACTCGGAGTACGGGGTGAAGTGGGAACTGCTCCGTGACGCAGCAACGCGCGGCCGGACCGAGGAGGCGCTCGTGCGGGTGATGGTGCCCATCGCCCCATCGAAGGCCTTCACCGAGACAGATTGGCGTGAGCGCCGCCTGACCGCCGAGGGGTTGGCGCTCGAGGTCGCCGGCGAAGTCCTGCCCCTGCTGGACGGCGCCCTACCGCCGTGGGTGACGGCAACCTAG
- a CDS encoding HDOD domain-containing protein encodes MSSSPIARTAPSTHALGVSDEPTALEVRMRQILAQADFPAISRDALEALKATPDNDASLQRLANIVLREYSLTLKVLRTANSAYYKRGGKPVQSAAHAMLLLGARTVRSLAASLLVFDHYRKRSPGLKEQMLLSMLTANHARELAMLRNLPDPEEAHLAGMFRNLGEVLVAGYFPREYARIINQMEVNRKAPGIAAFEVLGFTFEDLGEALTRHWGMPEAVVGCTRADGPAGVTELGAVVACAHDLTTAVYRRDREVRGDGVTDVMERYAKALKLSRADVGAVMKAALRETKEIFASAKVNIDDLRLRNQHDAAIKELGGWVGMATPPSTDSVTGDPVDGLRRTLVEEVRRAAEPASGEDVNRVILTTLEAIYRGGPFDRVVFCMMAPDGRSVKARFGLGTAVEPLLESFRYDLSPREGPVAVAMLRRQSLFVPVDRDFTAQELRFAQSLGAGSFGILPVVVAGRLIGCVYCDRPWNARIPDKPTVAFARQVCDGAARGIAARRHTPLATSVVPTPLATTAIPAYPASVKSDAVLRMLRGSSVDALSTELSIPVEQLEMWRLDFLSGAMKGLGG; translated from the coding sequence ATGAGCAGCAGTCCGATCGCCCGCACCGCGCCGTCCACGCACGCCCTGGGAGTGTCTGACGAGCCCACGGCGCTGGAAGTGCGGATGCGGCAGATCCTGGCACAGGCCGACTTTCCGGCGATCTCGCGAGATGCGCTCGAAGCGCTGAAAGCGACGCCGGACAACGATGCGTCACTCCAGCGGCTGGCGAACATCGTACTGCGCGAGTACTCGCTCACGCTCAAGGTGTTGCGCACGGCGAACTCGGCGTACTACAAGCGCGGGGGGAAGCCGGTGCAGAGCGCCGCGCACGCGATGTTGCTCCTCGGCGCACGGACCGTGCGAAGCCTCGCAGCGAGCCTCCTCGTCTTCGATCACTATCGCAAGCGCTCGCCCGGACTCAAGGAGCAGATGCTCCTCAGCATGCTGACCGCGAACCATGCGCGTGAGCTGGCCATGCTGCGCAACCTCCCGGATCCGGAAGAAGCCCACCTCGCCGGGATGTTCCGCAACCTCGGGGAGGTGCTCGTGGCCGGCTACTTCCCCCGCGAGTACGCGCGGATCATCAACCAGATGGAAGTGAACCGCAAGGCGCCCGGCATTGCCGCGTTTGAGGTCCTGGGCTTCACCTTCGAGGACCTCGGGGAGGCGCTCACGCGCCACTGGGGGATGCCCGAGGCGGTCGTGGGCTGCACCCGAGCGGATGGGCCGGCGGGGGTGACCGAACTCGGGGCCGTGGTGGCCTGCGCCCACGACCTTACCACGGCGGTGTACCGGCGCGACCGTGAGGTGCGCGGCGACGGCGTTACCGACGTGATGGAGCGCTATGCCAAGGCGTTGAAGCTGTCGCGTGCCGATGTGGGGGCCGTCATGAAGGCGGCATTGCGCGAGACCAAGGAGATCTTCGCGAGTGCCAAGGTCAACATCGATGATCTGCGCCTGCGCAACCAGCACGACGCCGCGATCAAGGAGCTTGGTGGCTGGGTCGGGATGGCGACGCCGCCGTCGACGGATTCCGTGACGGGCGACCCGGTGGATGGGCTGCGGCGGACGTTGGTCGAGGAGGTACGTCGGGCCGCCGAGCCAGCGTCCGGGGAGGACGTGAACCGGGTCATCCTCACGACGCTGGAGGCGATCTACCGCGGCGGGCCGTTCGACCGCGTGGTGTTCTGCATGATGGCCCCCGACGGGCGGTCGGTGAAGGCTCGCTTCGGCCTTGGGACGGCGGTGGAGCCGCTGCTCGAGTCGTTTCGCTACGACCTCTCCCCGCGCGAGGGGCCGGTGGCCGTCGCGATGTTGCGACGACAGAGCCTGTTTGTTCCCGTGGATCGCGACTTCACGGCCCAGGAGCTGCGCTTTGCGCAATCGTTAGGCGCCGGAAGTTTCGGGATCCTGCCTGTGGTGGTTGCCGGTCGACTGATCGGGTGCGTGTATTGCGACCGACCTTGGAACGCACGCATTCCCGACAAGCCGACCGTGGCGTTTGCGCGCCAGGTCTGTGACGGCGCGGCTCGCGGGATCGCCGCGCGCCGGCATACACCGCTGGCCACCTCGGTCGTGCCGACGCCGCTCGCGACCACGGCCATCCCGGCGTACCCCGCCTCGGTGAAGAGCGACGCAGTCCTGCGGATGCTGCGCGGGAGCTCGGTAGATGCGCTGTCGACCGAGTTGTCTATCCCGGTCGAACAACTTGAGATGTGGCGCCTCGATTTCCTGAGTGGCGCCATGAAAGGACTGGGCGGATAG
- a CDS encoding MFS transporter: MIAPDPYAALRVRAFQWFIVSMLAMTMVAQVQNVVLGWTVYQVTRDPLALGLIGLAEVVPYVAVALVAGYVADRTDRKRVSAISLGVLLAATVVLAVYVAVTDESRPIWPYYLVIGVCGVARAFLQVSRSALVSEIVPRSTYVNAATWRSSTWQLGLVLGPAVGGLLLGGIGMRATLVVNVMLSVVALVAMLVLRHAPTPLERGAGSVLRNVAEGLRFLRVNQVILAALSLDLVAVLFGGAVALMPVFAVDILHVGPRGMGILQGAPGAGAVLMAVYLAHRRPFLRAGRALLLAVAVFGACMIGFGVSTSFPLSVALLFVSGAADNISAVIRSSLIQVLVPPEMLGRISAVNAIFIGSSNELGAFESGVAARWLGAVTTVVLGGVVALVTVGITAWRVPVLRRLREIAPP; encoded by the coding sequence ATGATCGCCCCCGATCCCTACGCGGCGCTGCGCGTCCGCGCGTTCCAGTGGTTCATCGTCTCGATGCTGGCGATGACCATGGTGGCCCAGGTGCAGAACGTCGTGCTCGGCTGGACGGTATACCAGGTGACGCGAGATCCCCTCGCGCTCGGCCTGATTGGCCTCGCCGAGGTGGTGCCGTATGTCGCGGTGGCCCTGGTGGCGGGGTACGTGGCGGACCGCACGGACCGCAAGCGGGTGTCCGCAATATCATTAGGTGTCCTGCTCGCGGCGACGGTGGTGTTGGCCGTGTATGTCGCGGTAACCGATGAGTCCCGCCCGATCTGGCCGTACTACCTGGTGATCGGCGTCTGTGGGGTCGCGCGGGCGTTTCTCCAGGTCTCCCGATCAGCCCTGGTCTCCGAGATCGTCCCCCGGTCCACGTACGTGAACGCGGCGACCTGGCGCAGCTCCACCTGGCAGCTGGGGTTGGTGCTCGGTCCCGCGGTCGGAGGGCTGCTCCTTGGTGGCATCGGGATGCGGGCCACCCTGGTGGTGAACGTAATGCTGTCGGTGGTGGCGCTGGTCGCCATGCTGGTGCTGCGCCATGCGCCAACGCCACTGGAGCGCGGGGCAGGGAGCGTGCTGCGCAACGTCGCCGAGGGGCTGCGGTTTCTCCGGGTCAACCAGGTCATCCTGGCCGCCCTGAGCCTGGACCTGGTGGCGGTGTTGTTTGGGGGAGCGGTGGCGCTGATGCCTGTGTTCGCCGTCGACATCCTGCACGTGGGGCCGCGGGGCATGGGGATCCTGCAGGGAGCGCCAGGCGCTGGCGCCGTCCTGATGGCCGTGTACCTGGCGCACCGTCGACCGTTCCTGCGCGCCGGGCGGGCGCTGCTCCTGGCCGTCGCGGTGTTCGGTGCCTGCATGATCGGGTTTGGGGTCTCGACGTCGTTCCCGCTGTCCGTGGCCCTGCTCTTCGTCTCGGGAGCGGCGGACAACATCAGCGCGGTCATTCGTTCCAGCCTGATCCAGGTGCTGGTCCCCCCGGAGATGTTGGGACGGATCTCCGCCGTCAATGCGATCTTCATCGGGTCGAGCAACGAACTCGGCGCCTTCGAGTCCGGCGTGGCGGCACGGTGGCTCGGGGCGGTGACCACCGTGGTGCTCGGCGGTGTGGTCGCCCTGGTGACCGTTGGGATCACCGCCTGGCGTGTCCCAGTCTTGCGACGCCTGCGAGAGATCGCGCCTCCCTGA
- a CDS encoding VanZ family protein — protein sequence MPRRSLSQLGLAVLGYLFAVTLIITLLPFQFSRPLAWRVLFTGSALDITANVLLFVPLGFLYRVASEHHRRHSAFRVLWFGALVSTAIEVAQLFEVERYSSVADVAANAMGAWLGAALSDLTLRRLAGEGDLVGRLSLELPLMGLIYLMVPLLWLNALASGDAPEHAALSLLVGLTGALVAGGLQRHHFGPDRRVSSRTTALFTGMWYLAGAFPLLARHGVIVAVGLVCTVLATFARGRLDSGRVDGRERRYEVLVLLSCVPTFVAYALLLGAGPLIEGVGTWQIGIGFPGVASEWTRTEILRLLELVAAFTLGGYAVAEHRGRALQRFSNGAPRLLAFSLAGALLVESLRGFHIGHGASLARGVLVTLAGVYGGWLYYLQRRQVLVLLGEAGRTEA from the coding sequence GTGCCGCGGCGGTCCCTGTCCCAGCTCGGGCTCGCTGTCCTGGGGTACCTGTTCGCGGTGACGTTGATCATCACGTTGCTCCCGTTCCAGTTTTCCCGTCCCCTCGCCTGGCGGGTGCTGTTCACGGGCAGTGCGCTCGACATCACGGCGAATGTCCTGCTGTTCGTCCCCCTCGGCTTCCTGTACCGGGTGGCCAGCGAACATCACCGACGGCATTCGGCATTTCGCGTGTTGTGGTTCGGGGCGCTGGTCTCCACGGCCATCGAGGTGGCCCAGCTGTTCGAAGTCGAACGGTATTCGTCCGTGGCAGACGTCGCGGCGAACGCGATGGGGGCGTGGTTGGGGGCAGCCCTCAGCGACCTCACGCTCCGGCGCCTCGCAGGCGAAGGTGACCTGGTCGGCCGGCTGTCACTGGAGCTGCCCCTGATGGGCTTGATCTACCTGATGGTGCCGTTGTTGTGGCTGAACGCACTCGCGAGTGGCGACGCCCCTGAGCACGCCGCCCTCTCACTGCTCGTCGGGTTGACCGGCGCGCTGGTCGCCGGCGGGCTCCAGCGACATCACTTCGGGCCGGACCGACGGGTCTCGTCACGAACCACCGCACTATTCACCGGGATGTGGTATCTGGCGGGCGCGTTCCCGCTGTTGGCACGACACGGGGTGATTGTGGCCGTTGGTCTCGTGTGCACGGTCCTGGCCACGTTCGCGCGGGGACGACTGGACAGTGGGCGCGTGGACGGGCGCGAGCGTCGGTATGAGGTGCTGGTGCTGTTGTCGTGTGTGCCGACGTTCGTGGCGTACGCCCTGCTGCTGGGGGCCGGCCCGTTGATCGAAGGCGTTGGCACGTGGCAGATCGGGATCGGATTTCCCGGCGTGGCGTCCGAGTGGACGCGAACGGAGATCCTGCGACTCCTCGAACTGGTGGCCGCGTTCACCCTTGGCGGATACGCCGTGGCGGAACATCGCGGTCGCGCGTTGCAGCGTTTCTCGAACGGTGCGCCCCGCCTGCTGGCCTTCTCCCTGGCCGGGGCACTGCTCGTCGAGTCCCTGCGCGGCTTCCATATCGGGCACGGCGCCAGCCTGGCGCGCGGGGTGCTGGTCACGCTGGCCGGCGTCTACGGCGGATGGTTGTATTACCTGCAGCGGCGCCAGGTGCTGGTGCTCCTCGGCGAGGCCGGCCGGACCGAAGCCTAA
- a CDS encoding S9 family peptidase: MRLRHSIAALAFGVGTLAAQPSTKLALEQYLEWETVSSPRLSPDGKQIVYGRRWADKMNDRWETTQWIMNVDGTKNRVLMSGGPVEWSPDGSRIAYTAPGQPSGAQVFVKWMDAEGAVSQLTRLTQAPSNIQWSPDGKWIAFNMLVPKVERWNIPMPAAPNGAKWTEPPRVVTQLDYRQDGVGFTPSGHTHIFVVSADGGSPRQLTSGDWNHTAPQWMPDGRSIVFTADRVPEAEYRWRQSDIYKVDVASGAIAQLTRRSGPDNSPTPSPDGRLIAYTGYDSVRQTWKDAELYVMGADGSNPRQISGNFDRSPQGLIWATDGSGIYFSAESEGYRNLYFAAANGSGVKPVTTGKHMLSTEEISRVGGVAVGTLADATRPGDIVTFPIAAPRFTQLTSVNDDILAGKKLGETEEIWYTSVGGLKIQGWIVKPPDFDRTKKYPLMLEIHGGPHSMYNGAFNFARQNHAAEGYVLLYTNPRGSTGYGTKFGNEINNAYPDKDFDDLMAGVDTVVNRGYIDPKRMYVFGCSGGGVLTAWIVGHTDRFAAASSNCPVINWLSFVGTTDGPGWYRNFAKPFWDDPSEHLRRSPIMYVGNVKTPTMLMTGVQDLRTPMPQTEEFYEALKFRKVPTAMIRFNEEWHGTSSKPSNYLRTQLYLRSWFERWTHGAPATTQ, from the coding sequence ATGCGCCTGCGTCATTCGATCGCGGCCCTCGCCTTCGGCGTTGGCACCCTGGCCGCCCAGCCCAGCACCAAGCTCGCGCTCGAACAGTACCTCGAATGGGAGACCGTCTCGTCTCCACGGCTCTCACCCGACGGCAAGCAAATCGTCTATGGTCGCCGGTGGGCGGACAAGATGAACGACCGCTGGGAAACCACCCAGTGGATCATGAACGTGGACGGCACGAAGAACCGCGTGCTCATGAGCGGCGGGCCGGTCGAGTGGTCCCCGGACGGCTCGCGCATCGCCTACACGGCGCCAGGCCAACCGAGCGGCGCTCAGGTCTTCGTCAAGTGGATGGATGCCGAAGGTGCCGTCTCCCAATTGACGCGGCTCACCCAGGCGCCGAGCAACATCCAGTGGTCGCCGGACGGCAAGTGGATTGCCTTCAACATGCTGGTCCCGAAGGTGGAGCGGTGGAACATCCCGATGCCCGCCGCGCCCAATGGCGCCAAGTGGACGGAGCCCCCGCGGGTTGTCACGCAACTGGACTACCGGCAGGACGGCGTTGGGTTCACCCCATCGGGACACACGCACATCTTTGTGGTGAGCGCGGACGGCGGGTCGCCGCGACAGTTGACCAGCGGTGACTGGAACCACACCGCCCCGCAGTGGATGCCGGACGGACGAAGCATCGTGTTCACCGCCGATCGCGTCCCGGAGGCCGAGTATCGCTGGCGGCAGAGTGACATCTACAAGGTGGACGTGGCCAGCGGCGCCATCGCGCAGTTGACGCGCCGCAGCGGACCGGACAATTCCCCCACGCCCTCGCCGGACGGCCGCTTGATCGCCTACACCGGGTATGACTCCGTGCGGCAGACCTGGAAGGACGCCGAGCTATACGTCATGGGTGCTGACGGGTCCAACCCTCGGCAGATCTCCGGCAACTTCGATCGCTCGCCCCAGGGACTCATCTGGGCCACCGATGGATCGGGGATCTACTTCAGTGCCGAGAGTGAAGGGTACCGCAACCTGTACTTTGCTGCGGCCAACGGCAGTGGGGTCAAGCCGGTCACGACGGGCAAGCACATGCTGTCGACTGAGGAGATCTCCAGGGTCGGAGGGGTGGCTGTCGGGACGCTAGCGGACGCCACTCGCCCCGGGGACATCGTCACGTTCCCCATCGCAGCACCACGATTCACGCAGCTCACGTCGGTCAATGACGACATCCTGGCCGGCAAGAAGCTCGGTGAAACGGAGGAGATTTGGTACACGTCGGTTGGTGGGCTCAAGATCCAGGGCTGGATCGTGAAGCCGCCCGACTTCGACCGCACCAAGAAGTACCCGCTCATGCTGGAGATCCACGGCGGGCCGCACTCCATGTACAACGGCGCCTTCAACTTCGCCCGGCAGAACCACGCCGCCGAAGGCTACGTGTTGCTGTACACCAACCCGCGCGGATCCACGGGCTATGGCACGAAGTTCGGCAACGAGATCAACAACGCGTACCCGGACAAGGACTTCGACGACCTGATGGCCGGCGTCGACACGGTGGTCAATCGCGGGTACATCGACCCCAAGCGGATGTACGTCTTTGGTTGTTCCGGCGGCGGCGTCCTCACGGCGTGGATCGTGGGACACACGGACCGGTTTGCGGCGGCCAGCTCCAACTGTCCGGTGATCAACTGGCTGTCCTTTGTTGGCACGACGGACGGGCCCGGGTGGTACCGCAACTTCGCCAAGCCGTTCTGGGATGACCCGAGCGAGCACCTGCGCCGCTCGCCGATCATGTACGTCGGCAACGTGAAGACGCCAACCATGCTGATGACGGGGGTCCAGGACCTGCGCACGCCGATGCCGCAGACCGAGGAGTTCTATGAAGCCCTCAAGTTCCGGAAGGTGCCGACGGCGATGATCCGGTTCAATGAGGAGTGGCATGGGACGTCGAGCAAGCCGTCGAACTACCTGCGGACGCAGTTGTACCTGCGCTCCTGGTTCGAGCGCTGGACCCACGGCGCGCCGGCCACGACGCAGTGA